A section of the Oncorhynchus gorbuscha isolate QuinsamMale2020 ecotype Even-year linkage group LG04, OgorEven_v1.0, whole genome shotgun sequence genome encodes:
- the LOC124033426 gene encoding cyclin-O-like yields the protein MDKMVSFTQTGETSNRMCKRRKMNSGSQSPSRENVSPHGDQSEETSCTPERRPRAERVRKQNIISKLSDSGFEEDFLSPTRTPSPVRRNRCPVTVEDALTPGNSNNRLLFNWYQHYGEIGYQIQKLKEPQFHPVNCLSRQPQVTAESRCKLISWLIPVHRYLRLSFECYSLAVNIMDRFLVSTPVAADCFQLLGVTALLLACKQVEVFSPRISQLLSLCCDAFSREQLCNLECLILLRLNFRLAAPTIAFFLDFYTNHSLAGQHTGRDGVSNVSHRLPEDKDEEVKRRKRVSRLALRVCELTLADYAFNKYTPSLTARCALALANQLLRTSQGLEEPANQLLRINPEGPEEEPMDQFLTAELIYGHASSQEDHSLSDPAHSENDHSHPTLSETINHACIDNDSSLSVVGHLLSVNDSTQSTDDPSPSGNTSTLVEGDQTHAPLAQNCREGDQTHAPLTHECREGDQTHAPLTHECRERDQTHALSQECLDNLRLLVSLNKDALQAMITLTTQ from the exons ATGGATAAAATGGTGTCATTTACGCAAACTGGCGAAACCTCGAACAGAATGTGCAAACGGAGGAAAATGAACAGCGGTTCTCAATCTCCATCAAGGGAGAATGTATCCCCACACGGAGACCAAAGCGAGGAGACTTCGTGCACCCCTGAGCGGAGACCGCGGGCGGAGAGGGTCAGAAAGCAAAACATCATTTCTAAACTGTCAGACTCTGGTTTCGAAGAGGACTTTCTATCTCCGACCCGGACCCCATCGCCGGTTCGGAGAAATCGGTGTCCGGTAACAGTTGAAGACGCACTGACACCAGGGAATTCCAACAACAGACTGTTGTTTAATTGGTATCAACACTACGGCGAGATTGGTTATCAGATACAGAAACTCAAAGAGCCCCAGTTTCATCCAGTCAACTGTTTGTCTCGACAACCGCAG GTGACAGCCGAGTCACGGTGTAAGCTCATCAGCTGGCTCATCCCCGTACACAGATACCTGCGTCTGTCCTTTGAGTGTTACAGCCTGGCGGTCAACATCATGGATCGCTTCCTGGTTTCCACCCCCGTGGCTGCTGACTGCTTCCAGCTACTGGGGGTCACCGCCCTGCTGCTCGCCTGTAAACAG GTGGAGGTGTTTTCTCCTCGGATCAGCCagctcctgtctctgtgttgtgatgCGTTCTCCAGAGAACAGCTGTGTAACCTGGAATGTCTCATCCTGCTCCGCCTCAACTTCCGCCTGGCTGCACCAACCATAGCCTTCTTCCTGGACTTCTACACCAATCACAGCCTGGCTGGCCAGCATACGGGCAGGGACGGAGTCAGCAACGTTAGCCATAGGCTGCCTGAGGATAAGGATGAGGAagtgaagaggagaaagagggtcaGCAGATTGGCTCTTAGGGTGTGTGAGCTCACTCTGGCCGACTACGCCTTCAATAAGTACACACCATCCCTGACCGCCCGCTGTGCACTGGCTCTGGCCAATCAACTGCTGAGAACCAGCCAGGGCCTAGAGGAGCCAGCCAATCAGCTGCTGAGGATCAACCCTGAGGGCCCTGAGGAAGAGCCAATGGACCAATTCCTGACAGCCGAGCTCATATATGGCCACGCCTCCTCGCAAGAGGACCATTCTCTGAGTGATCCTGCCCACTCAGAGAATGACCATTCCCACCCAACCTTATCTGAGACTATTAATCACGCCTGTATTGACAATGACTCCTCTCTTTCAGTTGTTGGTCACCTCCTATCTGTGAATGACTCCACCCAGTCAACGGATGACCCTTCTCCATCTGGGAACACATCTACCCTGGTTGAGGGAGACCAGACTCATGCTCCTCTGGCCCAGAATTGTAGAGAGGGAGACCAGACTCATGCTCCTCTGACCCATGAGTGTAGAGAGGGAGACCAGACTCATGCTCCTCTGACCcatgagtgtagagagagagaccagactcatGCTCTCTCCCAAGAGTGTTTAGACAACCTAAGATTGTTGGTGTCACTCAACAAGGATGCACTACAGGCCATGATAACTCTGACAACACAGTGA